One region of Pieris rapae chromosome Z, ilPieRapa1.1, whole genome shotgun sequence genomic DNA includes:
- the LOC110995743 gene encoding hornerin-like isoform X2, translating into MRIVRVDKTGMRVTRASLPLVALVFLFTQTHAQKYILCKSHGSEDCQLYTSDPDDNMATSPSHVCGEISSFGITRLSDQFHTIQPLGLDTELMKNIFCKSVVHVNTANYHEPFVYFRARYPRDRRQATFTPRGKYRGQTQSQYLAIDRGNGKDEGKAEAHSAADSSRASVSGNSGMGQAQSQSIYDPNCEDCYGAPRQEVESLKHQLGRTTDYGPSWSSAGPEYSSRFPGGTRHPDQSPDTSSYNPERTGLNSPNGYIGRSYRPDGKIIPDGSGGDSNGYGPSYNYGPRGSGSSYPGSNGYGPGKDIQSGVVSKDKPYRNDGNPTNRFGEQVDRTIPIGNFPKSDTNPLHPGNNYGLQQNGYPVQEGSHNGMPIHDLNDQTKYSTPDGRGDQTLRGNYIPNVSSQTGQNNNMLQHQPNKNYNQPTSINPNDGSYYNPRPNGPYSPGQSGESYVPNGASLPPGQLNAFDPKTSHNNAQPGANGQTRVPQQTPTGIANYDRNIYPPGFYVSGDNQRNWPPSSPFQTPDGKTYVCCEVQSPYGQNSGGRPNNLLTPGITQPGGNYGSEGPGERYNLQNGPRQYSPERESGFIPGGQYQYPSSKYTPPGKQFVPGNDEYGAGGQYNPSGQYSPGSIPKSSVVGPGSQDTSRSTPGTGSGGQYIPGRNGEPGTGNLGSQFTPGGSPATGSGNKYIPGRDTGSGTRSPGGQYSPGTGQTVPGQDLGLGPEGQYSPGSSPVTGSSGQYVPGRDMGSGTGGPGGPYSPGTGPSTGLGGQYIPGRDLVSGTGVPGGLYSPGTGPSTGAGGRYLPEKDMGTGNRAPGDQYSPGSGSTTGSGGQLIPGSDMGPRTGGPGGQYSPGSRPSTGSGGQYIPGRDIGSGTGGSGGQFSPGTGPSTGLGGQYIPGRDIGSGTGGPGGQYSPGAGPSIGSGGQYIPGRDMGSGTGGPGGKYSPGTGPSTGLGGQYIPGRDIGSGTGGPGGQYSPGTGPSMESGGQYIPGRDIGSGTGGPGVQYSPGTSPSTGSGGQYIPGTDLGSRIGGPGSQYSPGVSPFIGSGERYIPRGSGSETSSSGGPFNPGGGASQYDLANGVPSGREGQGTNYRPDSETGGGNGQYTPSVTGDGVSLPGGQSLPENRYGYKNSPDKVGEGPNGAYGNPGSIGSGTTGRYPNGQTGTQYEIGRTNPSYNSVPQNYVDPQSVADDDDSEAEAVVSQAINGTTASATSKGGNDKARAQTHVQGTYSGSGSFQAQAQIAGKNKEAESEVSGGKKGASSSATGSGRNNKSQASVQLGSETGAVQTNSQSSGAMHSSNSQVQGSVKGGTADAQARGPGSTSSQAQIGFTPFKDSEKSKHDLQKIPFVGGGMASAQSSGRTGQSQSQLHGTFKYGITYNGAAQAGASIDKDAIFPNRLSFEKIDVFNEKDKNINVDFTEPPPELETEKTPETTPALPELVVEEQKEDVVTTTEKNFDETLTDSESKYDAHPHADHHSFETTPSEPAITDNTRSFHNYYGTEYDTYTTDKDDNDDYDSENSDEPEVDQGAEFPSYDEYRGDATHQSLQVPRKGVDVHQSTGGNTQHIVLGSLKKHDAEITQKSSERPDEKRIYQPGERVPGTGGYTIPIGFTGSVKSVASKDNTYVIGSKDSPSQAQTVALTPGTGKVRYTYPSSYGKYVHPTNLRSLNNKRDDDRYVSMSKSVTRDLDNDNNIRKQYSHTYYTKSSSCGYFTFTCTMVSSAEGKKKVCKPKIPTNPDGTPIRC; encoded by the exons ATTCAACCCCTCGGACTGGATACagaattaatgaaaaacatattCTGTAAAAGCGTTGTTCACGTCAACACTGCTAATTATCATGAaccatttgtttattttcgtgcTCGGTATCCAAGAGATCGAAGACAGGCAACCTTTACTCCTAGAGGAAAATATCGAGGCCAAACTCAGTCACAATACTTGGCTATAGATAGAGGAAATGGAAAAGATGAAGGCAAGGCGGAAGCCCATTCTGCCGCAGATTCTTCAAGAGCAAGTGTCA GTGGTAACAGCGGCATGGGCCAGGCACAAAGCCAGTCCATTTATGATCCGAATTGCGAGGATTGCTACGGCGCACCAAGACAGGAAGTCGAGAGCTTAAAACATCAACTTGGAAGAACAACAGATTACGGGCCAAGCTGGTCTAGCGCTGGACCTGAGTATTCATCGCGTTTTCCTGGAGGAACGAGGCATCCAGACCAATCACCTGATACTTCCTCATATAACCCAGAACGGACAGGTTTAAATAGTCCAAATGGATATATAGGTAGAAGTTACAGACCCGATGGTAAAATTATACCAGATGGCTCTGGCGGGGATAGTAATGGCTACGGTCCATCTTATAATTATGGTCCTAGAGGGTCTGGATCGAGTTATCCCGGCAGCAATGGTTATGGACCAGGAAAAGATATCCAATCAGGGGTAGTCAGTAAAGATAAACCTTATAGAAATGACGGAAATCCAACAAACAGATTTGGAGAACAAGTAGACAGGACTATCCCAATTGGCAATTTTCCTAAAAGTGACACAAACCCATTACATCCAGGTAATAATTATGGTTTGCAACAGAATGGCTACCCGGTTCAGGAAGGTAGTCACAATGGTATGCCAATACATGATTTAAATGACCAAACCAAATATTCAACTCCAGATGGCAGAGGCGATCAAACTTTACGGGGAAATTACATACCAAACGTATCAAGTCAAACtggacaaaataataatatgttgcaacatcaaccaaataaaaattataatcaacCTACTTCCATTAATCCTAATGATGGTTCGTATTACAATCCGAGACCAAATGGACCTTATTCTCCAGGACAAAGTGGAGAAAGTTATGTACCGAATGGGGCGTCTTTACCTCCTGGTCAACTAAACGCCTTTGATCCAAAAACAAGCCATAATAATGCACAACCAGGAGCAAACGGACAAACACGTGTTCCTCAGCAGACTCCAACAGGTATTGCTAATTATGATCGTAACATATATCCCCCTGGTTTTTATGTATCAGGAGACAACCAGAGGAATTGGCCACCTTCAAGCCCATTCCAAACGCCTGACGGAAAAACTTATGTTTGTTGTGAAGTACAAAGTCCTTATGGTCAAAATAGTGGAGGGAGGCCCAACAATCTATTGACTCCAGGTATAACTCAGCCTGGGGGAAATTATGGATCTGAAGGACCAGGAGAACgctataatttacaaaatggaCCGAGGCAATATAGCCCAGAACGTGAAAGTGGTTTTATACCGGGTGGACAGTACCAATATCCAAGTAGTAAATATACTCCTCCTGGAAAGCAATTTGTTCCTGGAAACGATGAATACGGTGCAGGTGGACAGTATAATCCAAGCGGTCAATATTCACCTGGGAGCATACCAAAATCAAGCGTCGTGGGTCCAGGCAGTCAAGACACCTCTAGAAGTACGCCTGGTACAGGATCCGGTGGACAATACATTCCTGGGAGAAATGGAGAACCAGGAACTGGAAATCTTGGGAGTCAATTCACTCCTGGAGGTAGTCCGGCTACAGGATCAgggaataaatatattcctgGGAGAGATACAGGTTCTGGAACTAGAAGCCCTGGAGGTCAATACTCTCCTGGTACTGGTCAAACTGTACCTGGACAAGATCTAGGGTTAGGACCTGAAGGGCAATACTCTCCAGGAAGTAGTCCAGTTACCGGATCAAGTGGACAATACGTTCCTGGAAGAGATATGGGATCCGGAACTGGAGGCCCTGGAGGTCCATATTCTCCTGGTACCGGTCCTTCTACAGGATTAGGTGGACAATACATTCCTGGAAGAGATTTGGTATCCGGAACTGGAGTCCCTGGAGGTTTATATTCTCCTGGAACTGGTCCTTCTACGGGAGCAGGTGGACGATACCTTCCTGAAAAAGACATGGGTACCGGGAATAGAGCCCCTGGAGATCAATACTCCCCTGGTAGTGGGTCCACTACAGGATCAGGAGGACAATTAATTCCTGGAAGTGATATGGGTCCACGGACTGGAGGCCCTGGAGGTCAATATTCTCCTGGTTCTAGACCTTCTACAGGGTCTG GTGGACAATACATTCCTGGAAGAGATATAGGTTCTGGAACTGGAGGATCTGGAGGTCAATTTTCTCCTGGTACTGGTCCTTCCACAGGATTAGGTGGACAATACATTCCTGGAAGAGATATAGGTTCTGGAACTGGAGGACCTGGAGGTCAATATTCTCCCGGTGCTGGTCCTTCTATAGGATCAGGTGGACAATACATTCCTGGAAGAGATATGGGTTCAGGGACCGGAGGCCCTGGAGGTAAATATTCTCCTGGTACTGGTCCTTCCACAGGATTAGGTGGACAATACATTCCTGGAAGAGATATAGGTTCTGGAACTGGAGGACCTGGTGGTCAATATTCTCCTGGTACTGGTCCTTCTATGGAGTCAGGTGGACAATATATTCCTGGAAGAGATATAGGTTCTGGAACTGGAGGCCCTGGCGTTCAATATTCTCCTGGTACAAGTCCTTCTACAGGGTCTGGTGGACAATACATTCCTGGAACAGATTTGGGTTCCAGGATTGGAGGCCCTGGAAGTCAATATTCTCCTGGTGTTAGTCCATTTATAGGGTCAGGTGAACGTTATATTCCGAGAGGATCCGGGTCAGAAACTAGTAGCTCAGGGGGGCCGTTCAATCCTGGAGGTGGAGCTAGTCAATACGATCTTGCAAATGGAGTACCTTCTGGTCGTGAAGGGCAAGGTACTAATTATAGACCTGATTCGGAAACTGGTGGTGGAAATGGTCAGTATACACCTAGTGTGACTGGGGACGGTGTTAGCTTACCTGGTGGACAATCTCTTCCTGAAAATAGATACGGTTATAAAAATAGTCCAGATAAAGTAGGAGAAGGACCGAATGGCGCATATGGAAATCCTGGATCAATTGGAAGCGGCACTACTGGGCGGTATCCAAATGGCCAGACTGGCACGCAATATGAG ATTGGACGAACTAATCCTTCATATAATA gtgTGCCACAAAATTATGTTGATCCCCAATCTGTTGCTGATGACGACGATTCAGAAGCCGAAGCAGTCGTATCTCAAGCAATTAATGGAACAACGGCCAGTGCAACTTCAAAGGGAGGAAATGATAAAGCGCGTGCTCAAACACATGTACAAGGAACGTATTCAGGAAGTGGCTCATTCCAAGCACAAGCACAAATAGCAGGTAAAAACAAAGAGGCTGAAAGCGAGGTAAGTGGAGGCAAAAAAGGAGCGTCGAGTTCCGCAACTGGAAGTGGCCGTAATAATAAATCTCAAGCAAGTGTTCAATTAGGCTCTGAGACAGGAGCAGTACAAACTAATTCCCAGAGTAGTGGAGCAATGCATTCTTCTAACTCACAAGTACAAGGCAGCGTTAAGGGAGGTACAGCTGATGCTCAAGCGCGTGGTCCTGGCAGCACATCATCGCAAGCACAAATTGGATTTACGCCTTTCAAAGATAGTGAAAAGTCAAAGCACGATCTTCAGAAAATTCCGTTTGTCGGTGGGGGAATGGCATCAGCACAGTCAAGTGGGCGAACTGGTCAGTCACAATCTCAATTACATGGTACTTTTAAATATGGTATAACATATAATGGTGCCGCTCAGGCTGGGGCCAGTATTGATAAGGATGCCATATTTCCAAACAGATTATCATTTGAAAAAATAGATGTCTTTAATGAgaaagacaaaaatataaacgttgATTTCACTGAACCTCCCCCCGAACTAGAAACTGAGAAAACACCCGAGACAACACCAGCACTTCCAGAACTAGTAGTGGAAGAACAGAAAGAGGACGTAGTTACAACAACTGAAAAgaattttgatgaaactttaacagattcagaaagTAAATATGATGCTCATCCCCACGCTGACCATCATTCGTTTGAGACCACGCCATCGGAACCTGCTATAACAGATAACACGAGATCATTCCACAATTATTATGGCACTGAATATGATACGTACACGACAGATAAAGACGACAATGATGATTATGATTCCGAAAATTCAGACGAACCGGAAGTTGATCAAGGTGCCGAGTTTCCTAGTTATGACGAATACAGAGGAGATGCCACCCATCAATCACTACAAGTTCCAAGAAAGGGAGTAGATGTGCATCAAAGCACGGGTGGTAATACGCAACATATTGTTTTGGGGTCACTGAAAAAGCACGACGCCGAAATAACGCAGAAAAGTTCGGAAAGGCCAGAcgaaaaaagaatatatcaGCCTGGCGAGCGTGTGCCGGGCACAGGAGGATATACTATACCCATCGGCTTTACAGGAAGTGTAAAATCAGTTGCTTCAAAAGATAATACATATGTGATCGGGTCTAAGGATTCTCCATCTCAAGCACAGACCGTCGCTCTTACTCCTGGCACGGGAAAAGTAAGGTATACCTATCCTTCGAGTTACGGTAAATACGTCCATCCGACAAACTTACGTTCACTCAACAATAAACGCGATGACGACCGATACGTTTCCATGTCTAAATCGGTAACCCGAGATTTGgacaatgataataatataagaaaacaatACTCACACACTTACTACACAAAGTCTTCCTCCTGTGGCTACTTCACTTTCACGTGTACGATGGTAAGTAGCGCCGAAGGAAAAAAGAAAGTATGTAAACCGAAAATACCAACCAATCCTGATGGTACGCCAATAAGGTGCTGA
- the LOC110995743 gene encoding hornerin-like isoform X1 — protein sequence MRIVRVDKTGMRVTRASLPLVALVFLFTQTHAQKYILCKSHGSEDCQLYTSDPDDNMATSPSHVCGEISSFGITRLSDQFHTIQPLGLDTELMKNIFCKSVVHVNTANYHEPFVYFRARYPRDRRQATFTPRGKYRGQTQSQYLAIDRGNGKDEGKAEAHSAADSSRASVSGNSGMGQAQSQSIYDPNCEDCYGAPRQEVESLKHQLGRTTDYGPSWSSAGPEYSSRFPGGTRHPDQSPDTSSYNPERTGLNSPNGYIGRSYRPDGKIIPDGSGGDSNGYGPSYNYGPRGSGSSYPGSNGYGPGKDIQSGVVSKDKPYRNDGNPTNRFGEQVDRTIPIGNFPKSDTNPLHPGNNYGLQQNGYPVQEGSHNGMPIHDLNDQTKYSTPDGRGDQTLRGNYIPNVSSQTGQNNNMLQHQPNKNYNQPTSINPNDGSYYNPRPNGPYSPGQSGESYVPNGASLPPGQLNAFDPKTSHNNAQPGANGQTRVPQQTPTGIANYDRNIYPPGFYVSGDNQRNWPPSSPFQTPDGKTYVCCEVQSPYGQNSGGRPNNLLTPGITQPGGNYGSEGPGERYNLQNGPRQYSPERESGFIPGGQYQYPSSKYTPPGKQFVPGNDEYGAGGQYNPSGQYSPGSIPKSSVVGPGSQDTSRSTPGTGSGGQYIPGRNGEPGTGNLGSQFTPGGSPATGSGNKYIPGRDTGSGTRSPGGQYSPGTGQTVPGQDLGLGPEGQYSPGSSPVTGSSGQYVPGRDMGSGTGGPGGPYSPGTGPSTGLGGQYIPGRDLVSGTGVPGGLYSPGTGPSTGAGGRYLPEKDMGTGNRAPGDQYSPGSGSTTGSGGQLIPGSDMGPRTGGPGGQYSPGSRPSTGSGGQFIPGRDIGSGTGGPGGKNYPGTGPSIGSGGQYIPGRDMVSGTGGPGGKYSPGTGPSTGLGGQYIPGRDIGSGTGGSGGQFSPGTGPSTGLGGQYIPGRDIGSGTGGPGGQYSPGAGPSIGSGGQYIPGRDMGSGTGGPGGKYSPGTGPSTGLGGQYIPGRDIGSGTGGPGGQYSPGTGPSMESGGQYIPGRDIGSGTGGPGVQYSPGTSPSTGSGGQYIPGTDLGSRIGGPGSQYSPGVSPFIGSGERYIPRGSGSETSSSGGPFNPGGGASQYDLANGVPSGREGQGTNYRPDSETGGGNGQYTPSVTGDGVSLPGGQSLPENRYGYKNSPDKVGEGPNGAYGNPGSIGSGTTGRYPNGQTGTQYEIGRTNPSYNSVPQNYVDPQSVADDDDSEAEAVVSQAINGTTASATSKGGNDKARAQTHVQGTYSGSGSFQAQAQIAGKNKEAESEVSGGKKGASSSATGSGRNNKSQASVQLGSETGAVQTNSQSSGAMHSSNSQVQGSVKGGTADAQARGPGSTSSQAQIGFTPFKDSEKSKHDLQKIPFVGGGMASAQSSGRTGQSQSQLHGTFKYGITYNGAAQAGASIDKDAIFPNRLSFEKIDVFNEKDKNINVDFTEPPPELETEKTPETTPALPELVVEEQKEDVVTTTEKNFDETLTDSESKYDAHPHADHHSFETTPSEPAITDNTRSFHNYYGTEYDTYTTDKDDNDDYDSENSDEPEVDQGAEFPSYDEYRGDATHQSLQVPRKGVDVHQSTGGNTQHIVLGSLKKHDAEITQKSSERPDEKRIYQPGERVPGTGGYTIPIGFTGSVKSVASKDNTYVIGSKDSPSQAQTVALTPGTGKVRYTYPSSYGKYVHPTNLRSLNNKRDDDRYVSMSKSVTRDLDNDNNIRKQYSHTYYTKSSSCGYFTFTCTMVSSAEGKKKVCKPKIPTNPDGTPIRC from the exons ATTCAACCCCTCGGACTGGATACagaattaatgaaaaacatattCTGTAAAAGCGTTGTTCACGTCAACACTGCTAATTATCATGAaccatttgtttattttcgtgcTCGGTATCCAAGAGATCGAAGACAGGCAACCTTTACTCCTAGAGGAAAATATCGAGGCCAAACTCAGTCACAATACTTGGCTATAGATAGAGGAAATGGAAAAGATGAAGGCAAGGCGGAAGCCCATTCTGCCGCAGATTCTTCAAGAGCAAGTGTCA GTGGTAACAGCGGCATGGGCCAGGCACAAAGCCAGTCCATTTATGATCCGAATTGCGAGGATTGCTACGGCGCACCAAGACAGGAAGTCGAGAGCTTAAAACATCAACTTGGAAGAACAACAGATTACGGGCCAAGCTGGTCTAGCGCTGGACCTGAGTATTCATCGCGTTTTCCTGGAGGAACGAGGCATCCAGACCAATCACCTGATACTTCCTCATATAACCCAGAACGGACAGGTTTAAATAGTCCAAATGGATATATAGGTAGAAGTTACAGACCCGATGGTAAAATTATACCAGATGGCTCTGGCGGGGATAGTAATGGCTACGGTCCATCTTATAATTATGGTCCTAGAGGGTCTGGATCGAGTTATCCCGGCAGCAATGGTTATGGACCAGGAAAAGATATCCAATCAGGGGTAGTCAGTAAAGATAAACCTTATAGAAATGACGGAAATCCAACAAACAGATTTGGAGAACAAGTAGACAGGACTATCCCAATTGGCAATTTTCCTAAAAGTGACACAAACCCATTACATCCAGGTAATAATTATGGTTTGCAACAGAATGGCTACCCGGTTCAGGAAGGTAGTCACAATGGTATGCCAATACATGATTTAAATGACCAAACCAAATATTCAACTCCAGATGGCAGAGGCGATCAAACTTTACGGGGAAATTACATACCAAACGTATCAAGTCAAACtggacaaaataataatatgttgcaacatcaaccaaataaaaattataatcaacCTACTTCCATTAATCCTAATGATGGTTCGTATTACAATCCGAGACCAAATGGACCTTATTCTCCAGGACAAAGTGGAGAAAGTTATGTACCGAATGGGGCGTCTTTACCTCCTGGTCAACTAAACGCCTTTGATCCAAAAACAAGCCATAATAATGCACAACCAGGAGCAAACGGACAAACACGTGTTCCTCAGCAGACTCCAACAGGTATTGCTAATTATGATCGTAACATATATCCCCCTGGTTTTTATGTATCAGGAGACAACCAGAGGAATTGGCCACCTTCAAGCCCATTCCAAACGCCTGACGGAAAAACTTATGTTTGTTGTGAAGTACAAAGTCCTTATGGTCAAAATAGTGGAGGGAGGCCCAACAATCTATTGACTCCAGGTATAACTCAGCCTGGGGGAAATTATGGATCTGAAGGACCAGGAGAACgctataatttacaaaatggaCCGAGGCAATATAGCCCAGAACGTGAAAGTGGTTTTATACCGGGTGGACAGTACCAATATCCAAGTAGTAAATATACTCCTCCTGGAAAGCAATTTGTTCCTGGAAACGATGAATACGGTGCAGGTGGACAGTATAATCCAAGCGGTCAATATTCACCTGGGAGCATACCAAAATCAAGCGTCGTGGGTCCAGGCAGTCAAGACACCTCTAGAAGTACGCCTGGTACAGGATCCGGTGGACAATACATTCCTGGGAGAAATGGAGAACCAGGAACTGGAAATCTTGGGAGTCAATTCACTCCTGGAGGTAGTCCGGCTACAGGATCAgggaataaatatattcctgGGAGAGATACAGGTTCTGGAACTAGAAGCCCTGGAGGTCAATACTCTCCTGGTACTGGTCAAACTGTACCTGGACAAGATCTAGGGTTAGGACCTGAAGGGCAATACTCTCCAGGAAGTAGTCCAGTTACCGGATCAAGTGGACAATACGTTCCTGGAAGAGATATGGGATCCGGAACTGGAGGCCCTGGAGGTCCATATTCTCCTGGTACCGGTCCTTCTACAGGATTAGGTGGACAATACATTCCTGGAAGAGATTTGGTATCCGGAACTGGAGTCCCTGGAGGTTTATATTCTCCTGGAACTGGTCCTTCTACGGGAGCAGGTGGACGATACCTTCCTGAAAAAGACATGGGTACCGGGAATAGAGCCCCTGGAGATCAATACTCCCCTGGTAGTGGGTCCACTACAGGATCAGGAGGACAATTAATTCCTGGAAGTGATATGGGTCCACGGACTGGAGGCCCTGGAGGTCAATATTCTCCTGGTTCTAGACCTTCTACAGGGTCTGGTGGACAATTCATTCCTGGACGAGATATAGGTTCTGGAACTGGAGGCCCTGGAGGTAAAAATTATCCCGGTACTGGTCCTTCCATAGGATCAGGTGGACAATACATTCCTGGAAGAGATATGGTTTCAGGGACTGGAGGCCCTGGAGGTAAATATTCTCCTGGTACAGGTCCTTCCACAGGATTAGGTGGACAATACATTCCTGGAAGAGATATAGGTTCTGGAACTGGAGGATCTGGAGGTCAATTTTCTCCTGGTACTGGTCCTTCCACAGGATTAGGTGGACAATACATTCCTGGAAGAGATATAGGTTCTGGAACTGGAGGACCTGGAGGTCAATATTCTCCCGGTGCTGGTCCTTCTATAGGATCAGGTGGACAATACATTCCTGGAAGAGATATGGGTTCAGGGACCGGAGGCCCTGGAGGTAAATATTCTCCTGGTACTGGTCCTTCCACAGGATTAGGTGGACAATACATTCCTGGAAGAGATATAGGTTCTGGAACTGGAGGACCTGGTGGTCAATATTCTCCTGGTACTGGTCCTTCTATGGAGTCAGGTGGACAATATATTCCTGGAAGAGATATAGGTTCTGGAACTGGAGGCCCTGGCGTTCAATATTCTCCTGGTACAAGTCCTTCTACAGGGTCTGGTGGACAATACATTCCTGGAACAGATTTGGGTTCCAGGATTGGAGGCCCTGGAAGTCAATATTCTCCTGGTGTTAGTCCATTTATAGGGTCAGGTGAACGTTATATTCCGAGAGGATCCGGGTCAGAAACTAGTAGCTCAGGGGGGCCGTTCAATCCTGGAGGTGGAGCTAGTCAATACGATCTTGCAAATGGAGTACCTTCTGGTCGTGAAGGGCAAGGTACTAATTATAGACCTGATTCGGAAACTGGTGGTGGAAATGGTCAGTATACACCTAGTGTGACTGGGGACGGTGTTAGCTTACCTGGTGGACAATCTCTTCCTGAAAATAGATACGGTTATAAAAATAGTCCAGATAAAGTAGGAGAAGGACCGAATGGCGCATATGGAAATCCTGGATCAATTGGAAGCGGCACTACTGGGCGGTATCCAAATGGCCAGACTGGCACGCAATATGAG ATTGGACGAACTAATCCTTCATATAATA gtgTGCCACAAAATTATGTTGATCCCCAATCTGTTGCTGATGACGACGATTCAGAAGCCGAAGCAGTCGTATCTCAAGCAATTAATGGAACAACGGCCAGTGCAACTTCAAAGGGAGGAAATGATAAAGCGCGTGCTCAAACACATGTACAAGGAACGTATTCAGGAAGTGGCTCATTCCAAGCACAAGCACAAATAGCAGGTAAAAACAAAGAGGCTGAAAGCGAGGTAAGTGGAGGCAAAAAAGGAGCGTCGAGTTCCGCAACTGGAAGTGGCCGTAATAATAAATCTCAAGCAAGTGTTCAATTAGGCTCTGAGACAGGAGCAGTACAAACTAATTCCCAGAGTAGTGGAGCAATGCATTCTTCTAACTCACAAGTACAAGGCAGCGTTAAGGGAGGTACAGCTGATGCTCAAGCGCGTGGTCCTGGCAGCACATCATCGCAAGCACAAATTGGATTTACGCCTTTCAAAGATAGTGAAAAGTCAAAGCACGATCTTCAGAAAATTCCGTTTGTCGGTGGGGGAATGGCATCAGCACAGTCAAGTGGGCGAACTGGTCAGTCACAATCTCAATTACATGGTACTTTTAAATATGGTATAACATATAATGGTGCCGCTCAGGCTGGGGCCAGTATTGATAAGGATGCCATATTTCCAAACAGATTATCATTTGAAAAAATAGATGTCTTTAATGAgaaagacaaaaatataaacgttgATTTCACTGAACCTCCCCCCGAACTAGAAACTGAGAAAACACCCGAGACAACACCAGCACTTCCAGAACTAGTAGTGGAAGAACAGAAAGAGGACGTAGTTACAACAACTGAAAAgaattttgatgaaactttaacagattcagaaagTAAATATGATGCTCATCCCCACGCTGACCATCATTCGTTTGAGACCACGCCATCGGAACCTGCTATAACAGATAACACGAGATCATTCCACAATTATTATGGCACTGAATATGATACGTACACGACAGATAAAGACGACAATGATGATTATGATTCCGAAAATTCAGACGAACCGGAAGTTGATCAAGGTGCCGAGTTTCCTAGTTATGACGAATACAGAGGAGATGCCACCCATCAATCACTACAAGTTCCAAGAAAGGGAGTAGATGTGCATCAAAGCACGGGTGGTAATACGCAACATATTGTTTTGGGGTCACTGAAAAAGCACGACGCCGAAATAACGCAGAAAAGTTCGGAAAGGCCAGAcgaaaaaagaatatatcaGCCTGGCGAGCGTGTGCCGGGCACAGGAGGATATACTATACCCATCGGCTTTACAGGAAGTGTAAAATCAGTTGCTTCAAAAGATAATACATATGTGATCGGGTCTAAGGATTCTCCATCTCAAGCACAGACCGTCGCTCTTACTCCTGGCACGGGAAAAGTAAGGTATACCTATCCTTCGAGTTACGGTAAATACGTCCATCCGACAAACTTACGTTCACTCAACAATAAACGCGATGACGACCGATACGTTTCCATGTCTAAATCGGTAACCCGAGATTTGgacaatgataataatataagaaaacaatACTCACACACTTACTACACAAAGTCTTCCTCCTGTGGCTACTTCACTTTCACGTGTACGATGGTAAGTAGCGCCGAAGGAAAAAAGAAAGTATGTAAACCGAAAATACCAACCAATCCTGATGGTACGCCAATAAGGTGCTGA